One segment of Streptomyces sp. NBC_01463 DNA contains the following:
- a CDS encoding SDR family oxidoreductase, with product MSSQADRTALVTGASRGIGQATATRLAAEGAMVIVHFGTDDSGAAATVEAIERAGGTAQAVQAELGVDGDVETLFTGVERALAGRPLDILVNNAAAAPVGPLGATTRAEFDNLFAVNVRAPYFIIEHALPLLRDGGRIITISSVATRMANSAQTSFAMTKAAVETMSRTLANQLGGRGITVNAVAPGATRTATNGAVFEVPGLADHIAGLTALGRLGGPGDVADVVAFLASDAARWVTGQVIDASGGLFLGPRV from the coding sequence GTGAGCAGTCAGGCCGACAGAACGGCTCTGGTGACGGGTGCGTCGCGGGGCATCGGGCAGGCGACAGCGACCCGGCTCGCGGCCGAAGGGGCTATGGTCATCGTGCACTTCGGTACGGACGACAGCGGAGCGGCGGCGACGGTCGAGGCGATAGAACGCGCCGGTGGGACCGCCCAAGCCGTCCAGGCGGAACTGGGCGTGGACGGCGATGTCGAGACGCTCTTCACGGGAGTCGAGCGCGCCTTGGCCGGTCGGCCGCTCGACATCCTCGTCAACAACGCCGCAGCCGCACCCGTCGGCCCGCTCGGCGCAACGACCCGGGCGGAGTTCGACAACCTGTTCGCAGTGAACGTACGAGCGCCGTACTTCATCATCGAGCATGCACTGCCCCTACTGCGCGACGGCGGCCGGATCATCACGATCTCATCGGTGGCGACCCGGATGGCCAACTCCGCCCAGACGTCTTTCGCCATGACGAAAGCCGCAGTCGAGACGATGAGCAGAACCCTGGCCAACCAACTCGGAGGCCGAGGTATCACCGTGAACGCGGTCGCCCCCGGAGCCACCAGAACGGCGACCAACGGAGCCGTATTCGAAGTGCCGGGCCTCGCCGACCACATCGCCGGCCTGACGGCGCTCGGCCGGCTGGGCGGGCCCGGCGACGTCGCCGACGTGGTCGCCTTCCTCGCCTCCGACGCCGCACGCTGGGTCACTGGCCAGGTCATCGACGCAAGTGGTGGCCTCTTCCTCGGTCCACGCGTCTGA